The following proteins are encoded in a genomic region of Thermus thermamylovorans:
- the rplI gene encoding 50S ribosomal protein L9, which translates to MKVILLEPLENLGDVGQVVRVKPGYAKNYLLPRGLAVLATESNLKALQAKIRAQAKRLAERKAEAERLKEILENLTLTIPVRAGENKIYGSVTAKDVAEALSRQHGIAIDPKRLGLERPIKELGEYILTYKPHPEVPIQVKVSVVAQ; encoded by the coding sequence ATGAAGGTCATCCTCCTGGAACCCCTGGAGAACCTGGGCGACGTGGGCCAGGTGGTGCGGGTGAAGCCCGGCTACGCCAAGAACTACCTCCTGCCCCGGGGCCTGGCGGTCTTGGCCACGGAGAGCAACCTGAAGGCCCTTCAGGCCAAGATCCGCGCCCAGGCCAAGCGCCTGGCGGAAAGGAAGGCGGAGGCCGAGCGCCTGAAGGAGATCCTGGAGAACCTCACCCTCACCATCCCGGTGCGGGCGGGGGAGAACAAGATCTACGGCTCGGTGACCGCCAAGGACGTGGCCGAGGCCCTTTCCCGCCAGCACGGCATCGCCATCGACCCCAAGCGCCTGGGGCTGGAAAGGCCCATCAAGGAGCTGGGGGAGTACATCCTCACCTACAAGCCCCACCCCGAGGTGCCCATCCAGGTGAAGGTGAGCGTGGTGGCCCAGTAA
- the rpsR gene encoding 30S ribosomal protein S18: MNAKNAKPKKAVKEAPRRPSRKAKVKASLGEFDLRDYRNVEVLKRFLSETGKILPRRRTGLTAKEQRILARTIKRARILGLLPFTEKLVRK; encoded by the coding sequence TTGAACGCCAAGAACGCTAAACCCAAGAAGGCGGTAAAAGAGGCGCCGAGGCGCCCCTCCCGGAAGGCCAAGGTCAAGGCCAGCCTGGGGGAGTTCGACCTTAGGGACTACCGCAACGTGGAGGTGTTGAAGAGGTTCCTGTCGGAAACGGGGAAGATCCTGCCCCGCCGCCGCACGGGGCTTACCGCCAAGGAGCAAAGGATCCTCGCCCGCACCATCAAGCGGGCCCGGATCCTGGGGCTTCTCCCCTTCACGGAGAAGCTGGTGCGCAAGTAG